The sequence below is a genomic window from Bradyrhizobium septentrionale.
CTCATGCAGGATTTCCACGCGCGCGCCCTCGACAAAACCCATCTCGACCAGGCGCTGCTCCAGCTCCTGCGGAGACAGCGATGAGCCCGTCACGAGCGCATCGAGCCTGATGATCTTTCCGACAAAACCGCGATCCGCATGTCCGAGCCGGATGTCCTGAAAACTGTCCTGGAGATTAACCTGGGAGCTGTTTGGATCGCCTGTCATGCGGCCTGTGTTTCAGCAGGTAGTCACAGGGTCAAGCGTTTGCCCGTGAGAGGTTTTAGAACTCCTAAAAACAGCGCCGGGAAGCGTCATCCGGGTCGATTTTCCGCTTGACTGCCGACGAGGCGCTAACGGGTCCGTGATGTCACCGCGCGGCATCGGCCCGGCGCCGCCCCGAACGCAAGCCGGCGCCCGATTGATCGATCCGCCTTGGCCGGCGCTGCACCACGGCGAAAGCGCCCCGGCGCCACATCCCAAGGCCACACCGCCAAGGCGGGGTTTCGCTTCCTCCGGCGCAACGGTTTGCGTTAAGGTCCGCAAGGAGCCGGAGCGCCCGTGCCGACTGCACAACGCAATTCGCTGAGACTGCTGCAATGGATGATGGCCGCCGCGCTGGCCCTTCCGCTGGCGCTGTTCGCGTTCGCCTCCGCGATGTCCTGGATCTCGATCAACGAGGCCGCCGACCAGGAAATCCAGCGCACGCTTGATGTCGCCCATGAGCACGCGCTCAAGGTGTTCGAGACCATCGACCGCAGCCTGGCCGAGGTTACCGAAGTTATCCGCGGCATGGGCGATGGCGACATCGTCGCGCGCGACAAGGACCTGCACCAGCGACTGCGCAAGGTCGCCGAGGCGCTTCCCCAGGTGAAATCGATCTGGGTGTTCGATGCCAACGGCCGCGCCTTGGTCAACAGCCTGGTGCAGCCGGCCCCCGACATCGATTTCTCGGACCGGGAATACTTCCGGATTCACGCCCAGGGCGACATCGGCACCTATATCGGCGAGGTGCTGACGCCGCGGCCGCCCTATCTGGGTTCGCGGTTCTTCGGCGTCGGCCGGCGCCGCAACAACGAGGACGGCAGCTTTGCCGGCGTGATCCAGACCTCCGTGCTGCCGGAATATTTCGTGAATTTCTATGCGCGGATCGGCCGCGAGCCCGGCAGCTTCCTGGCGCTGATCCGGACCGACGGCGCGGTGCTGGCGCACTTCCCCGTCGTCGACCGCGACGTCAGGTTCGAGCCGGGCGGGCCGCTCGGGCGGCAGATCGTCGCCAATCCCGAGGCCGGCGCCATGACGATCCAGTCCCCGGCCGATGGCATCGAACGGCGCATGCGCTATCAGCGACTGGCCCAATACCCGATCTATGTCAGCGCCGGGCTGGAAACCTCGGCGATCCGGTCGCGCTGGATGTCGACCATGGCCCAGCACCTCGTCTTCGGGATCCCGGCCACCGCATTGCTGTTCGGCCTGCTCGCGCTCGCCTTCCGGCGAACCCAGCGCCTGCAGGAAGAGGCCAACCGGCGCATCGAGGCCGAGGAGGCGCTGCGGCACGGCCAGCGGCTGGAGGCGCTCGGCCAACTCACCGGCGGCGTCGCGCACGATTTCAACAATCTGCTGACAGTGATCCGCGCCTCGGTCGACATGTTGCGGCGGCCGGACCTGCCGGAGCCGCGGCGGCAGCGCTACATCGACGCGATCTCCAACACCGTGAACCGCGCGGCCAAGCTGACCAACCAGCTGCTCGCATTCGCGCGCCGGCAGACCCTCAAGCCCGAGGTGTTCGACGCCAGCCAGAATGTGCGGACCCTGAGCGAGATGATCGCGACCCTGATCGGCTCGCGCATCGAGATCACAGCGCAAGTGCCGGACGAAACCTGCCTGGTCAACGCCGATGCCGGCCAGTTCGAGACCGCGATCATCAACATGGCGGTCAACGCGCGCGACGCCATGGACGGCGTCGGCCGGCTCACGATCGCGGTCCGCCCGGTCAACAGCCTGCCGTCCGGAGCAGCGAACCCGCCGAGCCCGCACGGCCATGTCGCGGTGTCGGTGGCCGACACCGGCGTCGGCATTCCGCAGGATCTGTTCGGCCGCATCTTCGAGCCGTTTTACACCACCAAGGAAATCGGCCAGGGCACCGGCCTCGGCCTGTCCCAGGTGTTCGGCTTCGCCAAGCAATCCGGCGGCGAGGTGACTGTCACCAGCGACGTCGGCAAGGGCTCGACGTTCACGCTGTATCTGCCGCGCGTCGTCGGCGAGCAGCGCGCGCAATCGCTGCGCGCCGAGGATGCGCCTTCGGTCGATCGGACCGCGGCGTCGGTCTTGATCGTCGAGGACAATGTCGAGGTCGGAAAGTTCGCCGCCGACACGCTGACCCAGCTCGGCTGCACCTGCGTGCTGGTAGAGAACGCCACCCAGGCCTTGGAAGAGCTTGCCGTCGACCCCGACAGGTTCGACCTGGTGTTCACCGACGTCGTGATGCCCGGCATGAGCGGCATCGAACTTGCGGGGGAGATCCGCCGGCAGGGGCTCGATCTGCCGATCGTGCTCGCCTCCGGCTACAGCCAGGTGCTGTCGCAGCAGGGCAGCGGCGGCTTCGAGCTGCTGCAGAAACCCTATTCGGCCGAGCAGCTCGCGCGCGTGCTGCACAAGGCCGCGCGCTCGCGCCGGCTGCGGCGCGACCAGGCGCCGGCGTCGTGATGATGGACGCGGGTATCGCAAGCACAGTGTCGTCCCGGCGCAGGCCGGGACCCATACGCCGCGGCGGGTGTTGTGAACGGGACTCGTCGTTGCAGCGTTGCGCGACAAGCAGCATCGGTGGTTATGGGTCCCGGCCTTCGCCGGGACGACGGCGAATGTGTGGCACGGCTTGTGGGTCGTGCATCCGCGCTCTCGCGACATGATTTGTCCGAGTCTTGCATCTCGTTCCGCCCTCTCGTTGAGCAGAGGGCGCAGGGAAAGCCGGGTGCCGATCGCACCCATGGGCCCTGTGCAACAAGAAAAGCACAGGGGTAGGACCACAGGTGTAACCGGAGCAATCCGGCTTTCCCTGCGCGATGGGTTACGGCTTACTTCGTGCTCTCCCCGGCGAGACTTGGCTTTTTTGTCACCGCCCTCACAAGACACAACGGCGTTTTGCGAGAGGACACCAGCCACTGGGGCGTCAGGACCACACGACTTCACCGTCCGCTTCACATGCTTTCGTCTCTCGCACGCTCGGCGTCCACCGCATCTCACCGCAACACCCGTGACGATGCGCAGCGCCCCTCGATCGGGTGAGATGGGCGAACCATACACCGAGTTTCCATTCCGATAAACCGAAATATTTTCGTTGTGCGGGCTTGACAGGTTTTGCTGAGTTGCCCGTCGAGTTGTTTTGTCGCACTCTTCTCCATCACTTCGCGAAGCGCATGGCCGGTCGCAGGAACCCGCGAGGAACCGTTTGATTTGCCTGGCGTTGTCGCGGCATGGGCAAAGCTGCAGCAAAATCCGGATCTTCGCGCAGGTCGTCTTCGGCGAAGACCACTTCGGCCAAGACCACTTCGGCTCGGAAACCGGGCGCGAAACGAAGCGATGCTGACGGCAGCGACACTGCGCAAGGCGAAGCTGACGACAAATCGGAATTCGTCGAGATCATTGCCGAAGACGGCGATCATATCGAGCCGCCTCCGCCGGAAATCGTCGAACCCGATCCAGAACTGTCGGCCGAAGAGGCCGAACAGGCGCGCAAGGACTATTTGCTGACGCGGTTCTGGATCAGCGCGCGCGGCTACTGGGGCCGGAGCGGCGACCGGCTGGCATGGCTGTTCACGATCGGCCTCTTGCTGCTCATCGTCGCCAATGTCGCCGTTCAGTACGGCATCAATGTCTGGAATCGCGCGATCTTCGATGCGATCGAGAAGCGCGATTCGGCCACGGTCTTCCAACTGACCACCATCTTCTTTCCGCTCGCGATCGGCAGCGTACTCCTGGGCGTCGCCCAGGTGTTCGGCCGCATGAGCATTCAGCGCCGCTGGCGTGCCTGGCTGACCAACGCCGTGGTATCGCGCTGGCTGACGAATGGCCGCTACTACCAGCTCAACCTCGTCGATGGCGATCACAAGAACCCGGAATACCGCATCGCCGAGGACCTGCGCATCGCGACCGACTCGCCGGTCGACTTCATCGCCGGGGTGACGTCGGCGTTGCTGTCCGCCGTCACATTCATCGTCGTGCTGTGGACGATCGGCGGCGCCCTGACCCTGACGCTCGGTGGTTCGTCGTTTAACATCCCGGGCTTCCTCGTCATCGCCGCGATTATCTATGCCGCGATCGCGTCCGGCTCGATCGCGGCGATCGGCCGCCGCTTCGTGCAGATCTCCGAGGACAAGAACCAGGCGGAAGCCGAATTCCGCTACGTCCTGACCCGCGTGCGCGAGAACGGCGAAAGCATCGCGCTGCTCGGCGGCGAGACCGAAGAGCGTGACGGCATCGACAAGACGTTCTCGAACGTGTTGCGGCAATGGGCGCGGCTTGCCGGACAGCATATGCGCACGACGCTGGTGTCGCAGGGATCGGGCCTGATCGCGCCAGTGGTCCCCCTGCTGTTATGCGCGCCAAAATTCCTCGACGGCAGCATGACGCTTGGCCAGGTGATGCAGGCGGCCTCCGCCTTCAGCATCGTGCAGACCGCGTTCGGCTGGCTGGTCGACAATTATCCGCGGCTCGCCGACTGGAACGCGTGCGCGCGCCGCATCGCCTCGCTGATGATGTCGCTCGACGGGCTCGAACGCGCCGAGACCGGCGACGGGTTCGGCCGCATCGAGCGTAGGGAGACCAAGGGTGAGGCCATGCTGAGCCTCAACGACCTCTCGGTCACGCTCGACGACGGCACCGCCGTGGTCGCCGAGACCGAAGTCGTAATCGAGCCGGGAGAACGGCTGCTGGTCGCCGGCGAATCCGGCACCGGCAAGAGCACGCTGGTCCGCGCCATCGCCGGGCTGTGGCCCTGGGGCGGCGGCAATGTCAGCCTGCATGCGGACCGCCGCTTGTTCATGCTGCCGCAAAAGCCCTACGTGCCCACAGGTACGCTGCGGCGCGCGGTGGCCTATCCCGGTGCTGCCGAGGACTGGAATCTCGAGCAGATCGGCGACGCCTTGCACAAGGTCGGCCTCGACCATCTCAAGGACAAGATCGAGGAGGATGCGCCGTGGGACCAGACGCTGTCCGGCGGCGAGAAGCAGCGCCTCGCCTTTTCCCGCCTGCTGCTGCACAACCCCGACATCGTCGTGCTCGACGAGGCGACATCTGCGCTCGACGAGAAGAGCCAGGACAAGATGATGCAGATGGTGACGACGGAATTGCCCAAGGCGACCATCGTCAGCGTCGCCCATCGCGTCGAGCTGGAAGCGTTTCATAGCCGCAAGATCGTGCTGGAGCGCCGCAAGGGCGGGGCGAAGCTGGTCAGCGACGTCGACCTGATCCCGCGCAAGGGCAAGCGAAGGCTGCTCGGCCGCTTCCTGCGGCAACGGCGGGCATCAGGCAAGGCGGCGTAACGGGCTTGTCTTCCCCTTCCCCCCGAAAGGGGGAAGGTTGGGATGGGGGTCAGCCGCGGACAACATTATCTGCGGAGAGACCAGATCCCCATCCGCTTTGCTCTGGCGAGCAAAGCGACCTCCCCTTGAAAAGGGGAGGTGAAGCGAGAACGCGGACGCAATTGCGCACATCAAGGGAGGCTCGCAATCATCTATCGTAGATGAGCCCGCGGACAGGGTCGTCCGCTCCGGACGACGGACTTGTCTTCCCCTTCCCCCTGAAAGGGGCAAGGTCGGGATGGGGGTCGGCCGCAGACCACGCTGTGCGCGGAGAGAGCAGATCCCCACCCGCTTTGCTCTGGCGAGCAAAGCGACCTCCCTTTGAAAAGGGGAGGTGGAACGACAGAATGCATCCACAGAAGGAAGGCTTGCGATGATCGACCATATCGGCTTTTCGGTCTCCGACTATCAGCGCGCCAAGGCGTTCTACCAGACGGCGCTGGCGCCGCTCGGCTACGGCCTGATCATGGAGGTGCCGGCGGAAGTGACCGGGCACGCGCCTGCGGCGGGCTTCGGCGCCAACGGCAAGCCGGACTTCTGGATCGGCGGCGAAGGCGCGATGAACAAGCCGGTGCATATCGCGATTGTGGCCAAGGACCGCGCCACCGTCGATGCCTTCTACAAGGCCGCGATGGCTGCCGGCGGCCGCGACAACGGCGCGCCCGGCATCCGCGCGCATTATCACCCGAACTATTACGGCGCGTTCGTGCTCGATCCCGACGGGCACAATATCGAGGCGGTCTGCCACACGCCCGGATGAGGCGCACAGGAACGCCGCGGCGCGCGATCCGTTATCGCTTCGAATTTCGATGGAGCGATCAATGAGCACGACGCGACCCTGCGTCGGCGACAACGGCAAGGTCTCGATGTGATGCCGATCGAGCCCCCAGAGATTCCGCCGTCGACACCAGGCACGCCGAGCGAGCCGCCGCCGGGAATTCCGCCGGGCAATCCGCAGCCTGAGATCCCAGCACCGGTGCGCGAGCCCGGCGAGCCGCCGCGACCCGACGAACTGCCCGGCAACATGCCTGACGAATTACCGGTGCGCGGACCGCCGGGACCATCCGGTCCACCATCTGCGACAGATTGACTCTGCGGGGTGAATCAGCCCCGCGCCTCAGTTCCCCATCGGTTGCAACTATGTCCGAGCGTTTCTTCTGAATGCGCGGTGAACAAATGCGCATGCAACCCGTTATAATGTCGAAATAAACTTCGACGATGATTCGTGGCTCGCCACAATCCGGCCTAACCGCTGGCCGTTCATCGTCCTGCCGAATTGTTCGGTGCACACTTTTCTTTCCTTCCTGCCCAGACTTTCCGCCCGGGGACTCCAAGATCATGACAAACCTTCGTCTCGTGCTGCTTGCCACGACTGCGCTGACGGTGATGCAATTCGCCACCTCAGCGTCGCACGCCCAAACCTCGCCGCTGGTCGTCGCACAGGCGCAGCCAAAGGAAGAAACCGGACCTGACGGAAAGCCAAAGCCACGGCCCGCGCCGGGTGCTCCTGCACATCCGGCACCGCCCGCAGCCGCGCCGCATCCGCAGGCACCACCTCCGGCAGCTGCGCCGCCTGCGCGTCCCGCGCCGCCGCCGGCCGCGGCGCCCGCGAAGCCGACCCCGCCACCGCCGCCACCGGCCGCTGCTCCGGCACGCCCGACGCCGCCACCTCCGCCCGCCGCTGCACCTGCGCGCCCCACGCCGCCACCGCCCGCGGCAGCGCCTGCTCGCCCCGCACCGCCCGCCGCGCCCGCACGGCCGGAGCCGCCCGCGGCTGCACCGGCGAAGCCGACGCCACCGCCGCCTGCCGCAGCACCGCAGCGTCCGGCGACGCCTCCGCCGCCTCCACCCCCGGCTGCGCATACGCCGCCGACGCCGGCACCGGGCGCAACTCCGGCAGCACGCCCCGCGACGCCGCCGCCTCCCGCGGCAGCAACGCCCGCCCCCGCAACGCCGGCAGCTCCGACGACGGCTCCCGCCGAACGCCGGCCTGGTGATCGTCCGGGTGGTGAACGTCCCGGCGGTGAACGTCCTGGCGCCAAGCAACCGCCGGGCACGCCGCCCGCCGCGACATCTCCGGCAACGCCCGCGCCTTCAGCGACGACGCCTCCCGCAGCGGGACAGCCGCCGGCACGACCGGCCACTCCGCCCGCCGCGGCACCCGGCGCGACCCCGACGCCGGGTCAGCAAGGACGTCCGGGTACACCGCCCGGAACGCCGGCGACCCCAGGCGCCGCAATGGGCGCGCCCGGCGCAACGCCGACGCCAGCGGCGCCGGGTCAGCAGGGACGTCCGGCCACTCCGCCCGGAACGCCGGCGACCCCAGGCGCCGCAATGGGCGCGCCCGGCGCTGCACCCGGAGCAGCTCCTGGAGCAGCACCGGCTCCGGGTCAGCCGGGACGCCCAGGCACGCCGCCAGCTGCTGGTGCTGCGCCCGCCGTGCCGCCCGCCGCGGGAGCCGCCATGGGCGCGCCAGCGGCGCGTCCAGCCGGCCCCTCGGCGCCGGCTGTTGTCCCCGGCTCGGCGGCCGCAACCCCGCCGCCCGGCCAGGCGCAATACGCCCCACCGACGGTTTCCTCGGCCTTCCGGACCGCGCCGACCGTCGCAGCACCGCTGCCGCCGCCGCCGCGGCATGACAATCTGAGGCCGCTCGCGATCGGCGCCGCAGTCGGTGCCGGCGTGGTGGCCGGCGCCGTCATCGGTGCGACCATCGCCGACCTGCACGGCCAACGGCAGGAAGTCGTCGAAGGCGGCCGCACCATCTACACGGAGCCGGACCGCATCATCATCCGCGATCCGGGCGGACAGGCCTATGTCCGCGGCGACGACAATTATCGCTTCCGCTATGGGGCCCGCGACATCCGCACCGAGACGGTCGGCGGCGAGACCCGCACCGTCGTGATCCGTCCCGACGGCAGCGAGATCATCACGGTGGTCGGTCCCGACGGGCAGATGCTGCGCCGGATCCGCAGGGATCAGGGTGGCCGCGAGCTCGTCATCATCGACAACTCCTATCGCGATCCGGCCGCGGTCGGCGGCTTCTATGTCGACCTGCCGCCGCCGGTGGTCCGCATCCCCTATGATCGCTACATCGTCGAGTCCGACAGCGCGGCGCCGGATGTGATCTACCAGACCATGGAGGCCCCGCCGGTGGACCGGATCGCGCGGCGCTATTCGCTCGACGAAATCCGCTACAGCCCGAACGTGCGCATGTTGATGCCCTCGATCGACGTCAACAGCATCAACTTCGACTCAGGGTCCTGGCAGATTCCCCCGGATCAGGCGGCCAAGCTGCAGGCGATCGCCGACGGCCTAAACCGGGCGATCCAGCGCAATCCGCGCGAGGTGTTCCTGATCGAGGGCCACACCGATGCGACCGGCAACGACACCGACAATCTGTCGCTGTCCGACCGCCGTGCGCAATCCGCGGCCGAGCTGCTGACGCAGCAGTTCGGCGTGCCGGCCGAGAACCTGACCTCGCAGGGCTACGGCTCGCAATATCTGAAGGAGCAGACCGACGGACCGAGCCGCATCAACCGGCGCGTCACCGTCCGCCGCATCACCCCGCTGCTCAACGGCGGCACCGCCTCCGCCGCACCGCCGCCGCGCTGAGCCGGCGAGACATCGCGATACGAAATGGCCGGGAGCGATCCCGGCCATTTTATTTTGGTGCAGCGATTGTGAGGGGCACTGAAGCGAGCAACGGGCTCCGCCTTACCTCGCCCCGCCTGCGGGGAGAGGTCGGAACGCATCGCCAGATGCGTTCCGAGTGAGGGGGTACAGGTCTATCCGCGCGCGGTGCTGCCGGAGAGAGCCCTCACCCCACCCCTCTCCCCGCAAGAGCGGGGCGAGGGAGCGGACCGTCAATGCGGCGAACGCGCGTCCGTCACCGCGCCATCTGCTGCGGATCGTAGAAGAAGCGCTCCTCGACCAGCTCCTCGCCGCGCCAGGTCTGCCAGGCGACCTCTTCCATGCTGCGGACCTTGCCGTCCTTGGCCGTGAACTCGAACCGCCAGCAGATCGCCGAATGATCGCCGTCGAGCAGCAGCGGCCCGAGCCGCGTCGTCTTCACGCCGGCAACAGCGGCCAGCACCGCCGCCTCGCGCGCCGCCAGCGCCTCGCGGCCGACGCGCCATTCGCCGTCATTCTCCTGGGTGCGGGCGTCGGCTGAATAGAAATTCCGGATCGCGCCGACATGGTCGTTGGACTCGACCGTGTCAGCGAAGGCTTGCAGCGTCTTGAGCGAGGGCATCACGGCATCTCCATTTACCGACTTATGGTCGGTATTTATCGACTGAGAGTCGGTAAGTCAACTGGCGCCGACACGGAACCTGCGCTAGAGATGCGCCATGGCAACCCAGGCCGAGCGGCGCGAAAAGACCAGAGCCTCGATCATCAAGGCGGCGCGGCGCATGTTTGGCGAGCGCGGCTTTGCGGCGGCGACGATGGACGACATCGCCACTGGGGCGCGCGTCGCCAAGGGCGCGGTCTACCATCACTTCGCCACCAAGGAGTCGGTGTTCGAGGCGGTGTTCGAGCAGGTGTCGCTCGACCTCGTCTCCGATCTCGACCGCATCTCGCGCGCCGAGAACGACCCGCTCGCTGCGATGGCGGCAGGGACGCAGGGTTATTTCGCGGCGTGCTCGAAGGGCCCGACCGGCCAGATCATTTTGCGCGATGGCCCCGCCGTGCTCGGCTGGGAGCGCTGGCGCGAGATCGATGCCAAGCATTTCGGCGGAAAATTTCCGCGCGCGCTGGCCGCTGCAATGGACGCCGGCGTGATCGCCAGGCAACCAATCGAGCCCTTGGCGCGGCTGTTGCTCGGCGCGGTGACGGAAGCCGCGGTTGCGGTGTCAGCGGGTCCCGACATCGGCAAGACCGGCACGGACTACGCGCGGGCGTTTCGCTCGCTGCTCGATGCGCTGAGGGTGAAGTGAATTGTAGGGTGGACCAAGCGAAGCTTGCACGACGATCTCATGGTTCCGTCATCCTGAGGAGCGCGTAGCGCGTCTCGAAGGATCGACGGCCACCAGCCGGGCCGCGCATCCTTCGAGACGCCGCTGCGCGGCTCCTCAGGATGACGGAGATGGATTGCTTCTTCGCCGGGTCGCGCTTCGCTTGCCCGGGACGACACTGAATTTGTGTCTACCGCTCGCGATCTCAGTCCTTGTCGTTCTCGAGCTGAAAGATCTGCGAGCCTTCGCCGCTCGAGAGCAGACCGGTCTTGTTGTACAGCCCGAGCTTGGCACGGGTGTCGGCGATGTCGAGGTTGCGCATCGTCAGCTGGCCGATGCGGTCGGCCGGCGTGAAGGCGGCGTCCTCGACCTTCTCCATGCTGAGCCGCTCCGGCGCATAGGTCAGGTTCGGGCTCTCGGTATTGAGGATCGAGTAGTCGTTGCCGCGGCGCAGCTCGAGCGTCACCTCGCCGCTGACGGCGCGCGCCACCCAGCGCTGCGCGGTCTCGCGCAGCATCAAGGCCTGCGAATCGAACCAGCGGCCCTGATACAGCAGGCGGCCGAGCCGCATGCCGCTGATGCGGTACTGCTCGATCGTGTCCTCGTTGTGGATGCCGGTGACCAGCCGCTCGTAGGCGATGTGCAGCAGCGCCATGCCCGGCGCCTCGTAGATGCCGCGGCTCTTGGCCTCGATGATCCGGTTCTCGATCTGGTCGCTCATGCCGAGGCCATGGCGGCCGCCGATCACGTTGGCCTCGAGGAACAGCGCGACCGGATCGGCGAACGTCTTGCCGTTCAGCGCGACCGGCTGGCCCTCCTCGAAGCGCACCACGACCTTCTCAGCCTTCACATCGCAGTCGGCGCGCCAGAACGGCACGCCCATGATCGGGTTGACGATAGTGATGCCGCTCGAAAGACTTTCGAGATCCTTGGCTTCATGCGTCGCGCCGAGCAGATTGCTGTCGGTCGAATAGGCCTTCTCCGCGCTCATCTTGTAGGCGAAGCCTTGCGCGGTCATGAAGGCCGACATTTCGGCGCGGCCGCCGAGCTCGTCGATGAACTGCTGGTCGAGCCAGGGCTTGTAGATCCGCAACGACGGATTGGTCAGCAGGCCGTAGCGGTAGAAGCGCTCGATGTCGTTGCCCTTGAAGGTCGAGCCGTCGCCCCAGATGTTGACGCCGTCCTCCTGCATCGCCGCGACCAGCATGGTGCCGGTCACCGCGCGGCCGAGCGGGGTGGTGTTGAAATAGGTGATGCCGCCGGTCGAGATGTGAAATGCGCCGGACTGGATTGCGGCGATGCCCTCATGGACCAGCTGGGTGCGGCAATCGACCAGGCGGGCCTTCTCGGCGCCGAAATCCATCGCCTTGCGCGGGATCGCGTCGTAGTCGGCCTCGTCGGGCTGGCCCAGATTGGCGGTGTAGGCGAAGACCTTGGCGCCCTTCAGCTTCATCCAGAGCAGCGCCGCTGACGTGTCGAGCCCGCCCGAGAACGCGATGCCGACTTTCTCGCCGGTGGGCAGGCTTTTCAGAATCGTGCTCATGGAACGGTCCAATCGGTCGAAAATGGGTGGTGTTTGGCAGGCCGAATATCAAATTTCGGAAGGCGGGGCACGCCTTTAATCAGGCCTCACGCTCGCTGGGCTCTGCCTTGCCCCGGCGCCACCGCTGCATCCACCGGTAGCCCGGCATCGCGAGCCGGGTCAGCGCCGCATCGACCGCCTCGTCGGTCAGCCGGGTCGAGGCCCAGCGGTAGATCAGGGCATAGAACAGCCAGACCACCAGAAAGGACACCAGGCCCGCGATCGCGACGTCGGTGAAAAAGTGCCCGCCAAAGGCCATTCGCAAGCCGCTGGTGACGATGCCGAACACGGTAGCCCCGGCAAACGCCAGCGGCCGCCAGGCGGGCGGCGTCAGCGCCGCCGGCGCATAGGTCCAGAACGCGGTGGCGCCCTCGCCGGAGAAGAACGAGCAATTGCGCGGGCAGCCGCCGCGCGGGTCCCACCACGGCATGAATGGCAGGTCGCCGCCGAACTGCGTCACGAACACCGGCCGCGGCCGGCCCCAATAATTCTTGAAGGTCAGGTTGGTGAGGACGCCGGCCGAGAGCAGCATCGTGGTGAGCAGGAACACCGCGGCGCGGCCCGACATCAGCATCGGCCGCTCCGGGCGGATGAATTTCCAGACGATGGTCACGATCGCCGGCAGCACCAGCGCCCACGCGATCCACATCGCCGCATCGCGCGCGAACGACGCCACCGCATCGATCTTCAGCGGAAAGGTGTTTTGCGCGGCATCGTAGAACAAGGCCGCCAGCTTCAGGTCGAGTTCGGGATAGGCCCCAAACAGGATCCCGATGATGAGCGCGAGCGCCAGCGCGATAAAGAGTCCGGTCCGGTTCATGGCGCGCGGTTTAGCCGAGGCGGCGAGGCATGGGAAGCATCACGGCTGCCGCGATTGCGACGGCAATGGCGGAGGCGGCGGCAAGGGACGCGAGCGCTCGCGCCAGGCACCGGCGCTGCGGCCGGCGATCAGCCAGTAGACCAGGCCGGCGACGATGCCGGCGCCGGTCATGATCTCCATGTGCCGGCGCACGATGCCTTGGAAATGCATCGTATCGGGATCGAACGGAACCAGGCCGAGATAGCAGGCCGCGCCGACGATCGCGCCGCCGACGGCATAAGCCAGCACGCTCCTGATGAAGAAGGCCTCGGTCAGCAGCACCACGATCAGCGCGGGCAGCAGCGCAAAGCCGGAGATGAAGATGAAGCCGAAGCCGAGCACGATGTTCACAGCGCTCTGGTCGATCTGGCCGCCGAAATCGCTGATCTCGGGATACAGCACCGCAACGACCACGATGATGCCCGCCACGAAGCAGGCCATCAGGAAGCCGAAGGCGACGACGAACAGGCGGCCGATCAAGGCCATCTGATTAGTCCGTCATCGCCATCGCGCGCAGCGCCTGGCGCTCGCGGGCCGAGAGCTTTTCGGTCTCCGACTTGAGCTGGCCGCAGGCGGCGAGGATGTCGCGGCCGCGCGGCGTGCGCACCGGCGAGGAGTAGCCGGCGTTGAAGATGTATTCGGAGAATTTTTCGATCTGCTCCCAGTCCGAGCACTCGTAGGCGGTGCCCGGCCACGGATTGAACGGGATCAGATTGATCTTCGCCGGAATGCCCTTGAGCAGCTTGACCAGCAGCTTGGCGTCATCGAGC
It includes:
- a CDS encoding OmpA family protein, whose amino-acid sequence is MTNLRLVLLATTALTVMQFATSASHAQTSPLVVAQAQPKEETGPDGKPKPRPAPGAPAHPAPPAAAPHPQAPPPAAAPPARPAPPPAAAPAKPTPPPPPPAAAPARPTPPPPPAAAPARPTPPPPAAAPARPAPPAAPARPEPPAAAPAKPTPPPPAAAPQRPATPPPPPPPAAHTPPTPAPGATPAARPATPPPPAAATPAPATPAAPTTAPAERRPGDRPGGERPGGERPGAKQPPGTPPAATSPATPAPSATTPPAAGQPPARPATPPAAAPGATPTPGQQGRPGTPPGTPATPGAAMGAPGATPTPAAPGQQGRPATPPGTPATPGAAMGAPGAAPGAAPGAAPAPGQPGRPGTPPAAGAAPAVPPAAGAAMGAPAARPAGPSAPAVVPGSAAATPPPGQAQYAPPTVSSAFRTAPTVAAPLPPPPRHDNLRPLAIGAAVGAGVVAGAVIGATIADLHGQRQEVVEGGRTIYTEPDRIIIRDPGGQAYVRGDDNYRFRYGARDIRTETVGGETRTVVIRPDGSEIITVVGPDGQMLRRIRRDQGGRELVIIDNSYRDPAAVGGFYVDLPPPVVRIPYDRYIVESDSAAPDVIYQTMEAPPVDRIARRYSLDEIRYSPNVRMLMPSIDVNSINFDSGSWQIPPDQAAKLQAIADGLNRAIQRNPREVFLIEGHTDATGNDTDNLSLSDRRAQSAAELLTQQFGVPAENLTSQGYGSQYLKEQTDGPSRINRRVTVRRITPLLNGGTASAAPPPR
- a CDS encoding nuclear transport factor 2 family protein; translation: MPSLKTLQAFADTVESNDHVGAIRNFYSADARTQENDGEWRVGREALAAREAAVLAAVAGVKTTRLGPLLLDGDHSAICWRFEFTAKDGKVRSMEEVAWQTWRGEELVEERFFYDPQQMAR
- a CDS encoding TetR/AcrR family transcriptional regulator — its product is MATQAERREKTRASIIKAARRMFGERGFAAATMDDIATGARVAKGAVYHHFATKESVFEAVFEQVSLDLVSDLDRISRAENDPLAAMAAGTQGYFAACSKGPTGQIILRDGPAVLGWERWREIDAKHFGGKFPRALAAAMDAGVIARQPIEPLARLLLGAVTEAAVAVSAGPDIGKTGTDYARAFRSLLDALRVK
- the argG gene encoding argininosuccinate synthase, whose amino-acid sequence is MSTILKSLPTGEKVGIAFSGGLDTSAALLWMKLKGAKVFAYTANLGQPDEADYDAIPRKAMDFGAEKARLVDCRTQLVHEGIAAIQSGAFHISTGGITYFNTTPLGRAVTGTMLVAAMQEDGVNIWGDGSTFKGNDIERFYRYGLLTNPSLRIYKPWLDQQFIDELGGRAEMSAFMTAQGFAYKMSAEKAYSTDSNLLGATHEAKDLESLSSGITIVNPIMGVPFWRADCDVKAEKVVVRFEEGQPVALNGKTFADPVALFLEANVIGGRHGLGMSDQIENRIIEAKSRGIYEAPGMALLHIAYERLVTGIHNEDTIEQYRISGMRLGRLLYQGRWFDSQALMLRETAQRWVARAVSGEVTLELRRGNDYSILNTESPNLTYAPERLSMEKVEDAAFTPADRIGQLTMRNLDIADTRAKLGLYNKTGLLSSGEGSQIFQLENDKD
- a CDS encoding phosphatase PAP2 family protein, producing MNRTGLFIALALALIIGILFGAYPELDLKLAALFYDAAQNTFPLKIDAVASFARDAAMWIAWALVLPAIVTIVWKFIRPERPMLMSGRAAVFLLTTMLLSAGVLTNLTFKNYWGRPRPVFVTQFGGDLPFMPWWDPRGGCPRNCSFFSGEGATAFWTYAPAALTPPAWRPLAFAGATVFGIVTSGLRMAFGGHFFTDVAIAGLVSFLVVWLFYALIYRWASTRLTDEAVDAALTRLAMPGYRWMQRWRRGKAEPSEREA